From Chiloscyllium plagiosum isolate BGI_BamShark_2017 chromosome 38, ASM401019v2, whole genome shotgun sequence, a single genomic window includes:
- the LOC122541818 gene encoding cardiac-enriched FHL2-interacting protein, with amino-acid sequence MDLLDNWGTKKSKIMQGRSKYVDGFSDTSSAGSILDEADREVSRLTERAFKSLCVAEEGICNDVDIPSSPSAVSVNQTSDHPSSVKGKHSTSELKNCNKSSKLLQKQPKELPDTFHESTVQCPVEKNDAKGGSQTGFSGETIGSDQQLGKQRSKVSSLIEAFDQSDNDFTGDITVSAKQVTVSGHSELPGDSDIKDIAQWDSSAIINLHKEKSNFSAACQEKYWANKKQIPPGKGNKTNILSYMKTAQYKKQGHITDVAIPNHSSKKLDKSLSEIVSKVKKPDSKSNFLHSECSAFKSWHDHSKLLFEGDNHVEKLTANLQSRAEMQNLCDDNTVSCRKVCSLVKVQSPNEVKVNTMQRPVNCSPSCKDSDFHSLPSEYSVKANVKQHNSLQVIEPEKNSGCATENGDEGKHFQLWRSSRNPRYNRQTAAELVSGDISSTECYPIADLKEAPTQAEQIPQEESPSFSISKLLTPNIVHNTNEMDRSTQQPIVVTPPVIQLSVTQGDEARGGADYQYRENYKSKASSLLYNLKDVRKRVKSTYSNSGTPQNHSEQSKNKDYIFQNIHRASERTSSAPLRLGIKENHIADSIEQEKPDKMPNAKNVTTPSGHFNKATVIHKAEPDSWKNDDYLNLRSPQTVSEARTQPNWRTRTARPHSAMVTTEIHAERSLDRKLAVQLNKVNEKKETRCPSTTFQKTSALARKSPEEAEAMPEKADEMKSRFHHSRKLECSSFSHRSRTGCPKENHFREQGGKLALQAAGDICRPMLEANVSNNWISSHSAKEDKGTQDIKSPNQSYFVLGDDRYQDTENMTVDVATERGTGGNAKRNFLNSWPAAEEGKDTEKNELQYYALSDTASNSGRKAENQNSLLENQGHLQEKMARDLPGHRTKDGSPLDMTCEEKFYNIFSKQEIQGRTNSPRSGFLKNKDNMVKTSSVSKGVKPAIPTSVPEGVEANTFKETPNMFLSEGNPECDKLEISAERSAAAYPRPESTCSIDSKTAGKPPVVPPKSEKALRRAKKLATRRKKADVKQKTQSIDDPETSATISNVPVSPPCVPISPTPVVCSPEPTQPMDSCVIPAVPNIMALNSMQPIASVHSFPLSQRKLLQDPETGQYFFVDIPIHVQAKTLYDPETDKYFQVSIPSTGQNTSLDYFNNSYVLYPGFLSFPLTSVSSIRSPSQMSAPAILLDVQDKRKPLHEWTNTEMGRTGVQGNEPYIETLFDPHTGCRADIEDVTWCNAMNSQLQPEGHNLDLIVMGELEDIAVENN; translated from the coding sequence ATGGAccttttggataactggggtacAAAAAAATCGAAGATCATGCAAGGACGTTCAAAATACGTGGATGGTTTTAGTGATACGTCGAGCGCTGGAAGCATTTTGGATGAGGCAGACAGAGAAGTGAGTAGGCTTACAGAGCGTGCTTTTAAGAGCTTGTGTGTGGCAGAGGAAGGCATCTGTAATGACGTGGATATTCCCAGCTCACCATCGGCTGTCAGTGTGAATCAGACAAGTGACCACCCAAGTTCAGTCAAGGGCAAGCATTCTACGAGCGAACTGAAAAACTGTAATAAGTCATCGAAGCTACTCCAGAAACAACCAAAAGAATTACCTGACACATTCCACGAATCAACAGTCCAGTGTCCTGTTGAAAAAAACGATGCCAAAGGTGGCTCACAAACTGGCTTCTCAGGCGAAACTATTGGCTCAGATCAGCAGCTGGGCAAACAAAGGTCAAAAGTTTCTTCTCTGATTGAAGCTTTTGATCAAAGTGATAATGATTTCACAGGAGATATCACGGTGAGTGCAAAACAAGTTACTGTGAGTGGACACTCTGAATTACCAGGGGACAGTGATATTAAGGACATTGCACAATGGGATTCTTCAGCTATTATCAACTTGCACAAAGAGAAATCTAACTTCTCTGCTGCTTGTCAAGAAAAATATTGGGCAAACAAGAAGCAAATTCCACCAGGGAAAGGCAACAAAACCAATATTTTGAGCTACATGAAAACTGCACAGTACAAAAAGCAAGGCCACATAACTGACGTGGCAATTCCGAATCATTCGAGTAAAAAGCTAGATAAAAGTTTATCTGAAATAGTCAGCAAAGTGAAGAAACCCGATTCAAAGAGCAACTTCCTTCACAGTGAGTGCAGTGCATTCAAATCATGGCACGATCACAGTAAGCTTCTATTTGAGGGGGATAATCATGTTGAGAAATTGACTGCTAACCTTCAGTCCAGAGCAGAGATGCAAAACCTCTGTGATGATAATACAGTCAGTTGTAGAAAGGTGTGTTCATTGGTGAAAGTGCAGTCCCCAAATGAAGTTAAAGTTAACACAATGCAGAGGCCGGTGAACTGTTCACCCAGTTGCAAGGATTCAGATTTTCATTCATTGCCATCTGAGTATAGTGTCAAAGCAAATGTAAAGCAACACAATAGTTTGCAGGTAATTGAACCCGAAAAGAATAGTGGTTGTGCAACAGAAAATGGGGATGAGGGAAAGCATTTTCAGCTGTGGAGAAGTTCAAGGAATCCACGATATAATAGGCAAACAGCTGCAGAGCTTGTGAGTGGAGATATTAGCTCCACAGAATGCTACCCTATAGCTGACCTTAAAGAGGCTCCAACACAGGCTGAACAAATCCCTCAAGAAGAGAGTCCCTCCTTCAGTATTTCAAAGCTTCTGACACCAAATATTGTCCACAATACAAATGAGATGGACAGGTCAACACAACAGCCAATTGTAGTGACACCTCCTGTCATTCAACTTTCTGTGACTCAGGGAGATGAAGCTAGAGGTGGTGCTGATTACCAATATCGTGAGAATTATAAATCCAAGGCTTCAAGCCTGCTTTATAACCTCAAAGATGTCAGAAAACGAGTAAAATCCACCTACTCTAATTCTGGTACACCTCAGAACCATTCTGAACAAAGCAAGAACAAGgattatattttccaaaacatacATCGAGCCAGTGAAAGAACATCTTCTGCACCTTTAAGACTAGGCATTAAGGAAAACCACATAGCTGACTCCATTGAACAGGAAAAACCTGATAAAATGCCTAATGCCAAAAATGTGACTACTCCTTCTGGGCATTTCAATAAAGCTACAGTTATCCATAAAGCTGAGCCAGACTCGTGGAAGAATGATGACTATCTCAATTTAAGGTCACCACAAACCGTTAGTGAAGCCAGAACGCAACCCAACTGGCGAACAAGAACTGCAAGGCCCCATTCGGCAATGGTTACAACAGAAATTCATGCAGAGAGAAGCTTGGACAGAAAGCTTGCGGTTCAACTGAACAAGGTCAATGAGAAGAAGGAGACAAGATGTCCTTCCACAACCTTCCAGAAAACATCAGCATTGGCGAGAAAAAGCCCAGAGGAAGCAGAGGCGATGCCAGAAAAGGCAGATGAAATGAAAAGTAGATTCCATCACAGTAGAAAACTAGAGTGTTCCTCATTCAGCCACAGGAGCAGAACTGGCTGTCCAAAAGAAAATCATTTCAGAGAGCAAGGTGGTAAGTTGGCATTGCAAGCAGCAGGAGACATCTGTCGACCAATGTTGGAAGCGAATGTATCAAATAACTGGATATCTTCCCATTCTGCCAAAGAAGACAAAGGTACACAGGACATAAAATCACCAAACCAGTCCTATTTTGTCCTAGGTGATGATCGCTATCAAGACACAGAAAACATGACGGTTGATGTAGCGACTGAAAGGGGCACAGGTGGCAATGCCAAAAGGAACTTTTTGAATAGTTGGCCTGCAGCTGAGGAGGGCAAAGATACTGAAAAGAATGAGTTGCAATATTATGCACTCAGTGACACAGCATCCAATTCTGGGAGGAAAGCTGAGAATCAAAACTCACTTCTGGAGAATCAAGGTCACCTGCAAGAGAAAATGGCAAGAGATTTACCTGGGCATAGAACGAAAGATGGTAGTCCCTTGGATATGACGTGTGAAGAAAAATTCTACAACATTTTCTCAAAGCAAGAAATACAAGGGCGTACAAACTCACCGAGGTCTGGTTTCCTTAAAAACAAAGACAACATGGTGAAAACATCCTCAGTAAGTAAAGGGGTGAAGCCAGCTATCCCCACATCAGTTCCTGAGGGTGTAGAAGCCAATACCTTTAAGGAAACACCAAACATGTTCCTGTCAGAAGGAAACCCAGAGTGTGACAAACTTGAGATTTCTGCGGAAAGATCAGCAGCAGCATATCCTCGGCCAGAGTCAACATGTAGCATCGATTCAAAAACAGCGGGTAAGCCTCCCGTTGTTCCTCCAAAGTCTGAAAAAGCATTACGCCGAGCCAAAAAGCTGGCCACCCGACGAAAAAAGGCTGATGTCAAGCAGAAAACACAAAGCATCGACGACCCAGAAACCAGTGCAACTATATCCAATGTACCAGTGTCTCCCCCATGCGTCCCCATATCACCGACGCCCGTGGTTTGTTCTCCAGAACCAACACAGCCAATGGATTCATGTGTAATTCCAGCAGTACCCAACATCATGGCATTAAATAGCATGCAGCCCATTGCATCTGTACATTCATTTCCATTAAGCCAAAGAAAATTGCTTCAAGATCCTGAAACCGGCCAATATTTTTTTGTAGATATCCCAATTCATGTACAGGCAAAGACACTGTATGACCCAGAAACTGACAAATACTTCCAGGTGTCCATACCCTCAACAGGTCAAAATACATCACTAGATTATTTTAATAATTCATATGTGTTATATCCTGGATTTCTGTCTTTTCCTTTAACCTCAGTATCATCTATCAGGTCACCATCTCAAATGTCAGCACCTGCAATTCTCCTGGATGTACAAGACAAGAGGAAACCTTTACATGAATGGACAAACACTGAAATGGGGCGCACAGGGGTTCAGGGAAATGAGCCATATATTGAGACACTTTTTGATCCTCACACTGGATGCAGGGCAGATATTGAAGATGTGACTTGGTGCAATGCAATGAACAGTCAGTTGCAACCAGAAGGCCATAATTTGGACTTAATTGTAATGGGGGAGCTGGAGGATATTGCCGTAGAAAACAATTAG